In Silurus meridionalis isolate SWU-2019-XX chromosome 23, ASM1480568v1, whole genome shotgun sequence, the genomic window GGTTTACAATAATATTCTGGATATTAAACGTCATGATTAGAACATTATTAAAACATCATGCAGGTTTGTGCATGTACTCACTAAATCAGCTTTGTGTCAAGCAGCGCTATAAGATTAATGCTAGAGCTATAAATCATTCATGTTCTCACCACTAGATGAAGCTCTTTTCACACTCATTCTTATGCATCATTCAGATGGGAAAGTTTTTGTAACATTTGTTAAATTCAAATTTTCTGTATGcatcagagatggcaaaagtacacacatttttcactTAAATAGAAGTAaagatattcatgttttaaaagactctggtaaaagttaaagtactgactatactttttcacTCATGTTAAAGTAAAGTAGTTTgggctttgacatgtacttaagaaaaaagtagccattactacgactctggtaactggacctcaagtcatataaatattacggctgtcaatcgattaaaacatttaatcgcAATCTAATCGCACacttctatctgttctaaatgtaccataaattaatactttatgtttttaatactctaagcaacatggacatggagaaatatggatgctttatgcaaatgtatgtttattattagtgaaaccaaactcaacatagagcatgaagacaaaaaattcttgtgattgttttaaagtaattatggtggtttaaattacgtaaatcaccaaactgaacttttgctatgtttccacacggatggtttacGTTTCATACCGATTAAATAtttagagaatatttgtttttaatgtgaaCTGGTTTatgaaaaagacattttgagctttatatacatatatttagcaTGTCTGtaaggcaagtattcactgtgATTCAGGTtgctttatttatgtttttttttattttacaaaagcacagcattttgatGTTATTATGAgtacatacaaataaaagtaaacccTTTACAGATGTGAATGATGTATTTCTCTTCtttgtacgatcaaaaaagacagaattTAAGTTTGCTTtggcgttatgaggaaaaaaaacacaaaacgcGCCGACGCGTTTGTTgacccccagagggttaattttggtgtttgatttgcgACTTGcccatcagtaaaacaaatgtttactacttaatatatatttatattatatctgagtaaagaaaggacctCGTGAATAAATCtatgttgtgctgaaggttttgATTTTACCTCttctatatttagttttttatttctgtatttatattagTAATAACAGAACAGAAAAGTGTGCTACATTGATAGCACATTAATCAAAATTAGTgtcattaaaaattaattttaacaccaataactagaattacttttttttttccagattctgTGATTATATATTCATTGGATCATGTTGTGTGCGACAGTTTAATGTCCATCACATTTACCTCAGTTATATGCTCAGTTAGGGCCCTCTAGTAGCCAGGAACACTTGTCTATtgtttcataaataaaataatacctaattattagttattataatACCATAACACCAAAATTGTAATATAAGTTAATTCTAGCTCTCCACATAAGTTATGCTGTCATAGTAGCTAGTCTTTGCACACATTGTACATTGTCTTTTAACCATTAGGTGACAATCAGCAAGCAATcacttatttctttctctcttttctctagCTGAACATACTGAACATACTACTTTTGAGACACCAGGGATCTCAAACCCTTCTGGTCCAGCCTGATGGTTGTTTGTATAATTTGAAATCCACTTGCTCCAAATGATGATGGCTCTTATGGAAAGcctaaaaatacatataaaatccATTAAGGTGGCTTCAGACTGTAGTTGAAACGAACACTTTTGTATTCAAGTCTCCTTCAGTGACCAAGTAATAACTACAACTAAATGGACTTTATAATAAAGCTATAATGAATTTCCTGGTTACACAATTACACGTTTTAAAGAAGGGAATGGTTTATAACTACACCATCCATGAGGAGGAGGAGTTCCCTTTTCaggtcaagaagcttttattgtcatttcaaccatatataactgacgcagtacacagtgaaacgaaacaacgttccttcaGGACCCTACATATGTGCTACATAGACAACATAacgctacataacagaaaacacagggctaatgACTGGTAAGCCagacttttgagtctggttcctatgAAACGGTTCCTTCCTTGTGTCATCTCATGCTGAGTGTAAAGTTTAAATCCTAAATTGATATATTTTCATAATGCTGCTTTGTGGCAGTACTGCTTTGTGATTGTTAAAAAGGGATTGTTACAGCTTATAAATACCAAAAATATAGtcgtgtatatatacataccatCGTCATTCAAAAATCTCTGGATTCTCAGTCTCAGTCGTGACAACTATCAGGTGACTTAtcagtgtggacagaaattTAGCTTACTGTACTCAGTGAACTCTGCATGTGATCAAAGTCTGAGGCGGGCACATAGACACATATACTACATAGTCATTATCTTGTGACCTGGGTCAAAAAGTAGATATGTAAGTTTTATTGTACTCATTTACACCAGATGCTGATTcaatcaaatatatttaaaaagtcaaataaaaaatgaaaaggtaATAAAAGTTGTCAGATGCATGAATACAAAAGCTAAAGAGAAGTTTAATGCAGCTTTGTAAAAGAACTTACCAAAGATGGCATGAAGCTTTGAGTCTCCACAAACCTacagtgtaataaatatatatttttttattttacgaCTAGTATCTCATGTTTGAGCATTAACTTTATACATTAAGTGCCCTAAGGTGACTCATCCAACACTGACAAGAGTTTTTCTTATCTCATATATGGTCATGTGATTGAGCTTTAGGGGAAAAAATGGGCCACAGGGTTTTCTTCCTGTTCTTTCGCAGTCActaattcttttttaatttcttttttctaattTGGATCGTATTCTGAGAAATCCTCTTTTTCACCAGGGCTTTTGTTTTCATACAGTGTTATTCTAAGTGGCCGTGACTTTAAATTTCTGAAATAAAGCTTAAAGATTTATTTGTAATCCATTTTACAGTGACATTTCATCTGTTATCATTATCTCTTCGACCTGTCAGGTTTAACTGTGTTCTGTTTTATGTATAATAAGAAAATAAGTCTTATTATAGATATTATTAGCTATCTAGTAATAGTACTGTAAACTTATAGTACTCCAGGACAGCAATAATATAACTTATCCTGTTATagctttaaattaaattttgccTACTTAAGAACATTTAGGATGctagtttcttcttcttctttcggctgctcccattaggggtcttcacagcggatcatcagtctccataccaccctgtcctctacatctgcctctttcaacccaactacctgcatgtcttccctcaccacatccatgaacctcctccttggccttcctcttttcctccttcctggtggctccaccctcagcattctcctaccaatataactcatgtttTAAATGCTTGTACATGGAGGTAAAGTCTTAACATGTGATGCAGTATCTACCATGTGCACTTTTTCAAACCACATTTCAGTGATCATATtctcaaattaattttaacaaattTTCCTGTGTTTCCTGAAACACAGGAAACATGTGGCTGAAGCAAAAAGTATTGTATCAGACTCATGTAGTAAAACATAACTCAAGAGTTAGGAGTCACATTTTTCTGGCTTTGAATTCCTCttttgtttcctgtttgttCATCAAATATCATACATGGGACAACACcctgtgttttaaaatattttacgtCCTTGtaacacacaattaaaaaaaaatgtgtatctgTAGTTTAATGTGGAAGAACATTTATCAACAGCTACCTGAAGAGATGACTTCTGAGATTCTTGCAGAATGAGCCTATATTAAGCTTGCACGTTTGTAATTATTGTTTCATGTGCACTGCTAACATGAGCCAGTAAGTCAGCTTGATCTACAGTACTTTGAGATCTTTCGAAAGTTGATAGCATAAACATGACGATAATGCAACCAGTCATTACAGAACAAGCCTAATTGTGACATTGGCCGTAACTGTTTTTTTGAGGAAATCTGCAGTCTTCCTAACTGCTGAAACCATCAGTGTATAGGAACTTTATGTGCTACCTGTAGATTGAAAGCTCTACACAGTGTACTATATTTCTCCTATTTACTGAGCTAGCAAATTTAATCTGTTGATGGTACATACTTTAGATATCCAATAAGAAACTTCACACTTTTCAATTGTGTAACATGGATTGAAACAGCACATGGAAacgtatgtaaaaaaaaaaaaaaaaacaacaatagaaATGGCTGCActgatattatttaataaatcttaATTTATTCCATTGAAACAATGTGgtgtatttaatacatttacataatttatcGTTTGTATAATCTGAATTAAAGGGATGGCGAGAGTGTTTATAACTGGCAAATCTCAAATCTTATTTAGTAACTACACAATATGGTCAAATGTATAAACATGACATTCCCAGACATGCTAgtttcaaaacacacaattatataggatgtctttggatgtaggagcattacattttcccttcacttgaactaggagacccaaacctgttccagcaggtcaatgcccctctgcacaaagccagctctattcatatatggtttacatggtttggagtggaagatcttgaatctTAGAACATTGgaattggaacattgactgcaccccaggcctcctcaccctacatcagtatctgtaGATGGTTTTGAAATggcaattaatataaacagtccaCTACAATACCttacacttactagtcctttgccctgtgttttctgttttctgtgattgttggaTGTAGCATCagtgttctggaggaacgttgtttcatttcactctttactgcgtcagctatatgtttttttttttttatgatatctgTTTACCAAAATTTCATCAGTGTTTTGCTTCTGCCACAAAACAGAAATTAATGGGCATttataaagcatttaaacatTCCTCAACCCCATTAGAAAATCTCCATTGCACATATAGAATTATAGATATTAAAGTAGTGTGGCATGTTTTATAGTATtgtgctatactatactataggTGTTTGTGGTAAACCTGTTGTTTTGAGATGTTGAGGGTCCAGCGGATAAATTTGTGTTGCCTTCTGGCGCTCACTTTTAGTTATGATGTCATAGCTACGCCTGCTAGCTTCACTActtacaccctgatcacactgtacagtgccttacttttatataacaataagGATCCTAAATAATCcatgtttttcttcttgttaAACATGCTTCTAAAGTACTGTCCCAATCTTCTTTCTGAATTTGCCCAATTTTCACTGATGCCCTACCtttggatggagttctcttcaaatggagaccactctgtgcagctgaggatggtaattattataaacagtcCACTACAATGCCTTAGactttaataaacatttgaatgGCATGAACAGTTCGCTGAACAGCAAACCTCAAcagtgatggaactataatgaattaaGTTCCACCCAAATGAAGATGGATTCCTTtcttagtctggttcctcacaaggtttctttATACAATCTCAGGTTTTTCCTTGCTAAGGTCATCTCTGCTTTGCTCATTAGAAATAAACTGATGGggaccaaaaaataaatttagatTTTACAACCTTTTAGttgctgtaaagctgcttggggACAATGTCCATGGTTATAATCACTATACAAAtgactataatatactatataacgCTTTActataaaattacataaattgtattttaattagttGGAAACTATgatgacaattaaaaaaaattacttgctGTATCATGAAGATTATGAATAAAGTTACTGTTAACGTGGTTAAAGCCTCAGGAAAAGAAATACTGCTTTGAAAGCTGATGAATCACCCAATTTACATAATCCAATCCCAAAATGTAGTTTTACTTCCTTTTCTTGATTGTGTTGTGTTAAGATAAAGCCAGTGAATTTTGAAAAGGGGAAGCTCCTTCACTTTCATTTTACTCTTCTTCTAATAATTATctacttgtttttctttttggatttGGTCGAATTCTTGTTCATAATAAACAGActaatttttgtttttcctcaatttCTGACATTCAATTGCAAAAATCTTGAACAAGAATGTGTAGACTTTGTATACAATACAGTTAAAAACTCCATCCACaaaactttatattatatttatatacaagtTTGTAAGTAACAGCTGACAACTTTCAGGATTACGATCTGCAGCTGGTATAAACCAAATATAAAAGAAGCGAAGAAAGAAATACCTTGAAATAGAGTCCACTTGAGGAGTGCTTCCAAAATATTTCTTTCAATTGACTGTTAAAAGAATTTCGCTCCTCTCTCATGTACACTTCCACAGACCCGTCAAATCGTTGCTGACCATaaaaataacagcttttaaatacatttctattaatacacaaaaaaaactgtaaaacagtaaaaacacagAGGACTGATGAACAGTGTTTACTGAACAGCCATGTTTAATTCACTGTAATGTTTATCCAACATGAATATATCAAAAACATCTCAGCTGGTGTGTTCTAAACTAAAATCTTTACAGCAACAATACAGAAAGAGAATGAGTGTGCAtctgtttataaaaacaaataaacaaaaaaaaaaaagtcagagtaACTATTAAATACAAACATGGGGGACATGATGCATATGTTCTCATAAGGAATATAAAAGGTATTAATAGATCATTAGttaaataagttaaaaaaaaaaaaaagcaaattaatTTCACAGAAGCTGCTACCTGTTTACATGACATTGGAATATTTATTGTGCACAATATAACTGTAAATGCTTCATTAGAAAACTGGCAGGACAGGTAGCATGTTTTGGCACTGTCTCTGAAATGATCTTAGTATGAGTTGGAAGTACGAGCGGTTCAGAAATCTGTGTTGGACAAATTTGAAAAGAACACCATTCGCCCCTCAGCAATTTTAATGCATCCTTATTCTACATACATGCACATCATCTTCCCAAACACAACAATGTTGTGCTTAATAAATATCTCAACATTTTGTACAAGTGATTAAACTGCACAGTCATTACTAATAATGTACTAATATTGTGAGTCAGCAAACAAAATATAGTTCCTGGGCCTCCAAAACCTTCAATGAATCAGTTACATATAAAAgttgttttaacaaaaaaaaattacaattgtaCAATGCCGTCCTTAACAAAGAAACATGTTTGGTGGTTTTCAGCAGTGTACTGGAGTTACAAGACTAACAAGGGAAGCGTAGATCCTCCAGTTTAGCATTGTGCATACAATAAGTTGGAATCAGCTCACACTCGCTTCAATAATTCACTAAAATCAAATGGCATCaaattaaaatgtctaaattaatgAAAAGTAAAACTCTGCAACATCAACACAATCTACACTTGTGCAAATGCAAATCATTCAAATCTCATCAGAATACAATTCAGATACAAGACGCATCAAATGAAAGGGTGTAAATCGGCTCATGGTGGTCTGAGGTACTTACCAAAAACTGATGCGCATTCTATGTAAATTAACTGCATGGGTGTACTGTATAGGTGCAGGTTCGTATGACACTAAACAGGAAAATATGCAAAACGATGTATACATTCTTTTTCTGGTCAAAATGTTAGATGTCAGATAACTGATTTCACCTGGGAATCAGAAGAATTTGCACTGCTTAAGAACCGGCTCAAGCATTACAGCATGAGGACAGGCAGGAAATCCAAACCACTAGGAACTCTGGTTTACACACTGGAATAAACTGAGATGAAACTATATTACTGTGGCAAAGCATAAAGCTGAAAAATACTTGTGCGatgataaacaaaatgaaatctTGCGCTGGGTAACTTCTAGTTTTCAACGCGCCCTCATTGACTTTCCCTTGACTACGCCACCATCAGGGTTGTGCACCAACTACGCACATAAAGGAGTGTGTATTCGGGAACAGACTTAACCAGAAGAGCACATTTCACAGGCACCAAGCTCACCACAGCTACATCCACACCAGTGCTTCATTGTTAATTATGGTCTGTTTTAGCATCACTACGATCAAGTATAAGGAACAGTCCCATTCCGGAGCGTGTCTAAAGGTACAAAGCTCGCAGTTCTGTGATATATTTACTAATTTCAATTACTGCTTATAATACAGTGCAGGATGAATTTCctaatctgattggtcggaatTGCAGCTAACAGCAGTGCTGACAGTTAATTGACAAGATAAtgtgtaacatttatttaaggagtctccaatgtcagcACATTGTAACAGGACTGTGTTTTCTGCCAAAGGAAAGTCTTCAACGGTTAAATAGAACAGATCATACATTAATGAGTAAAATTATGAATTGCTTCAGCAGAGGAGGAAATGATGCTTGGTCATTATTTCAAGTATTACACacgtgaatggaaacttacaaGGCAAGATGTGAATTCAGACGGTTTTGTGGGCATTCAGATTGGATTAGCACAAGAATATTGAGCGTGTATAGAGTGTGAACATGTACTGTCGATCAAACTAGAGCTTCAGAGCCACTTTCGGAGAAAATGAAGGCAATAGAAAGCAGCGTTTCTACTAATCATTATTATGGCGGAGTGATCCGTTATAACGGCAGCCAGACAGCTCAAAAGTATTGCTTTAGTCTAGAAAAGAGGTGATATTTTGTGCACGGAAATACAGTTTGTTGCTCGGCTAGCTGAAGCAGTGTTCTTGTGGATTTCTCACATTCACTTGTTATCTTACTGACATGTTAACTGGCTGTCGTGTACAGACGGACAGGCTAAAagtaataaacaacaacaacaaaaatgtctGAACGACATTTCTACTCCAGTGGTATCGACACGCTTAAAATGTTACTGTAGTTGTTAAGATTTTACAACAGCAAGTTTCAATCAAAGGGAAATCAGTGAGGGCGCCTTTTAAAACACAGCTATGGTGTAACCGCTAACTAAGCGATCATTGTTTGGTCATGCAATAAATGTAGGTACGTGCCTCAGCATTGTTCTGAACCCTCCAGCATTGTTCAACACTGCTCTATTAACGCTTCGGTGCGTACACGTGAGCCACGCTCATGTGACGAACAACATGACTCGTGAAGCATCAGCATTTCCAGGAAAATGAGGAAACGAAAAGATAGCAAAATGCTTTTCAGCATTAAAGGCTTGCTGAGACGGTACTCGGTCAGAAGTATAGCAAGTCTCAGCAGCACggtttttaaaatattcaacCTTACAGAATAGTCTTTAAAAAAGAGGCacacctcctttttttttttttttattcattaccaAACCTACATATCATCAAAGTCTCTGGATCAGAACACAAAATCACTAGTAATAAATTAAActcataaattattatttgcttATGAAATAAATTGCTTATGGGCGTGTCCagagggggagggggagggaaGGACATGTAGTTATAACAATAGTAATTATACTAAGAAAAATACTAAAAAGTCCTTAAACTTAAGCCAGCAGCTGGATTTCTTTTCCCTTTCAGGCAATGATGAGCTAAAATAGAAATGACCATTGCTTGCGGTTCATGCACAGCTAAGCTAGCTGCTCTTCAGTTAGCGTTTATCGAGAGATGAACACAAAAATAATGTGTCTCCTATGTTTACATACCAGATCAGTGATCGTCACTTAATGGCATATATTACAGCAAAGTGTCAGATGACGTGTCAGATCAGATGCAATATGATCCAGCATTTCGATACTGATGATCAATATCGGATCGGTGCATTCCTTTGTCTCAAATGGCTCTGATTTTCATCAAGTGTACAGGTccttttgaaaatatttgtgtgttacGATGTCTGCTTTAGTGATGTTCTCCTTGTACTCGTTCCTGCTTATAAAGTGGACTCCACTTCTCTGGTCACTACCTTTTCAGCCACTTGATCTTTAGGCTCGCTTTCCAGAGATTCACTGATGACCTCCAGAGTGGTGGAGACAGGGGGTTCAGCTTCACTCCCACTTTCCACGCTTGCGCTTTTGTTGTCGGGGGCTTTGGAGTTTTCACAGCAGAGTTTAGCAGCACACTGTGTGCGGCAGGAGAGCTCGCAGAGCGAGGCGTGAGACTCTGAGCTCACCATGACAAACTCAGGCTGGATGGTGGTGGCGTGGATACCCTCATCATGAAAGAAGGCTTTGAGACGCTTGGCCACACTCATGTAAGAGGCGGGGTCTCTGCATTTGATGTGTGCTGTGGCGATGATGCGACTCCCGGCGAGCTGCCAGATGTGGAGCTCGTGCACAGCCAGAACGCCGTCGATCTGGCGAAGTCGGGTGCTTAGGAGGCTCACGTCGATTTGCTTGGGTACAGTCTGCAGCAGGATGAGCGCGGACTCCTTTAGAAGCGGGTACGTGGTGTATAAAAGAATGCACACCATAATGAGGCACAGAGTCGGGTCCAGGTACAAAACCCAGCAGGGCCCGGATGTAGAGAACTCCAGGCCCGTGGTGTTGTGTTCCGCCTCACCAAGGGCCACGAGTGTGTGGTTAAGGTGCTCGTGGtcactgcagtgtgtgtttgcgctGCACGGGCTGTTGCAGGGAAGCCCGGGTTCGCAGGGACGCCACACGAAGTTGAAGATGGTGGCGTTGACTACGACGATGACGGAGCCGAGAGCGTCACCAAGAACATGAAGGAAAACGCCACGCATGTTCAGCTGAGACGACGCGGCCGCATCGTGCTCGTGCTCGAGGTCGTGTTCGTGATCCAGCTCGCCGTTCAGATGCACGGCTGACAACTCTGCCACATTAAGACAAAAAACATAGTTAGACACAGCAGAAACTCCATAAAACTTACATCTGTGATCAAAATAACAATTACTTTCATCtaaaatttaacagttaaacaaAATATCCACGGACAGCGGATCAATCTAAAAAGGGAATTTTGCCAAGAAAGTATGAATAAAACAAGTAAATggtgatacaaataaaaatctgctCAAACACTTGAACTGACCAGAAGAGAGATGAACATTTAAACAAAGTTTCATTAGTATAAttgcaaaaatataataaatcatctttttctttttttcggcttctcccattaggggtcttcacagcggatcatcagtctccacaccccctgtcctctacatctgcctctttcaacccaactacctgcatgtcttccctcaccacatccataaacctcctccatggctcttttcctccttcctgctggctccatcctcagcattctccagccgatataccccatgtcttcctctacacatgtccaaaccatctcaatctcgcctccctcactttgtccccaaaacgtcctacatgtgctgtccctctaataaactcatttctaatcctgtccatcgtcgtcattcccaacgaaaatctcaacatcttcatctctgctacctctagctccacctcctgtcttttactcaataccactgtcccTAAACAAGACAACATCGCAggcctcaccacagtcctataaatataataaataatagcaaATAAAATGTCACTAATTAATATTTCTcacttatttattctttattatccGAGTCctttagttttgttttgattaatcAGCCAACTTCAATTAGCCAACAGGTTTGAGGGCATCTGGTGAAAAGGGGGTTGCTGAATACCTCCTTGTGAAAAGCACAAACCTTTAAAACATGCAAACCAAAAGCGctcatatttatgtaattatcaAAAAATTACTCATATTATACATGAGTTACTTGGAAAACAAATCTGACAACAAATGGCTTAAACCTGTTGActgacaaacatacaaaaaaaaaaaaatccaaacataaGCCCCAAAAACTATATGGCACATATTAACATTAGTTACTAAAGGAATTCCCAATTGAACAGTTGCAGAAAACTGTAAGAAATCTCCCATTATAAAATCACGATCACGTGAAAcagaaaactttatttaaaatcatatatatgAGATGAGAGTCCAAAAAAGATTGACCGCATGTGCAGGTTATTACCATGTGATCGCTACATGACCTGCATTAGAACGAAAGAACATTTGATTCCATGTGACACGGTTCAGACCGGAATGCATGCTGAGAgaacagaggtgtgtgtgtgtgtgtgtgtgtgtgtgtgtgtgtgtgtgtgtgtgtgtgtgtgtgtgtctgtagacGTTTTCTGTTGTTTTCCTCATTTTTCAACAAAGCTGATAAAGAAAGAGCGGCGTACATAACAGCAGATTATGACGACATGCGACATTAGGTGACATTATGCAGTCAAACCTGATCATCTTTTGATCATGAATCTAGTAagatttacattatataaagtTTTAACAGATACAGGACCTTAATGTGCCGGTCACAGAGTCATATAAGGTGTCTAATACACTAGGGgtttaacggtacacaaaatttacGGCACGCTACCTACTACGGCttttaagtcacagttcggttcaatttcggtacggttagggggaagaaatgcaaaacataaaattgcttgtcgttttttatttacacagtttattattattaatattggtGATCAACATATGAGcagtttacaattttttttttttttttttacaattttaaataaaatgcctgctcggttaaataatataaaaaaaaatttgtaaaaataaaataaatcaaatgtatgCAATACACCATTACATcataattgaataaatgataTATGATGACACTTAAAATCTGATAAGCCTGAAAAGTGCTCTACTTTTCCTGGCAGCTCATTGAGTCTTTAATCTCTCTCAATACAAGCAAACCGAGGTAAATTGAGCGACGTGTAAAATTCACACACACGATAAATTCGCCACCACCGGATCTTTCTGATTACATATCATGCGCTGTGATTACACTGACCTCCGAAGTGGAACTGATCTTCGGTGGTGTAAAGGCTGCAGTGTGAAACCGTTATCATATAGAATGATGAACTTGAAACAGCATATCTTACCCCGGTTTATTACTGCGTTACACAAGACCAAGAACGTGAGTTAGGATAAGGAGTTCAGGTTTCAGAGCTCCCTAGACCGGTCTCTCCTGTTGCATATAATTGACTGCACAGAGTTATTTTACATCAGTCATTTCCCACAGTTGTTCAAGCAAACAAATCAGATGCTCCTACAGTGGCAGCTACAATTAAACcggatttttcttcttcttcagaaaACTGTTTAAATTCAACGAAACGGACAAAAGGAGCTGTGAAGAGCAGCATATAAAGAAAGCCTTTTACTCATTACAGCACAGCAAAATTCTTTCTCCACATATCTGGGGTCAGCCAAGATACAGggcccctgaagcacagagagacaagggccttgctcaaggaccaagagtggcagcttggcaaaacTGGGGcataacccagagccttatcCAATGAGCTGCCACTTCCTGGTGTGCACGTATATACAATCCACTTTAAAAGGAACAAGTTGCTATATTGTTCATTCATTCGTATTGTTTTGTATCAGTATTTGTATGTTGTGTTCATATTTGCGCCTACCGCGGGAAGACTGGGTGCGAGATGGGA contains:
- the slc30a1a gene encoding zinc transporter 1a, with translation MACEPNRARLLCMLTLTFGFFVVEVVVSRLTASLAMLSDSFHMLSDVMALVVALVAVRFAERTRSTNKNTFGWIRAEVMGALVNAVFLTALCFTIVLEAVERFTEPHEIESPLVVIAVGAAGLLVNLLGLCLFHGHAHSHSHGKTKHPRGSTTKGEMSIEYGSAAEETNNLVSEGHGGSGSPYGVNSDRSGAAELSAVHLNGELDHEHDLEHEHDAAASSQLNMRGVFLHVLGDALGSVIVVVNATIFNFVWRPCEPGLPCNSPCSANTHCSDHEHLNHTLVALGEAEHNTTGLEFSTSGPCWVLYLDPTLCLIMVCILLYTTYPLLKESALILLQTVPKQIDVSLLSTRLRQIDGVLAVHELHIWQLAGSRIIATAHIKCRDPASYMSVAKRLKAFFHDEGIHATTIQPEFVMVSSESHASLCELSCRTQCAAKLCCENSKAPDNKSASVESGSEAEPPVSTTLEVISESLESEPKDQVAEKVVTREVESTL